One genomic region from Ralstonia pseudosolanacearum encodes:
- a CDS encoding nitrous oxide reductase accessory protein NosL, which translates to MNADRRRLLLAALAGCAGTIALAACNRQDAAAPTPAEIDLASTCDLDGMPLSDYPGPKAQLYYHGDAQPHWCCDTVEMFNTLLRPEQARSIRAVFVQDMALANWERPRGHWFDARTGCYVLGSQRQGSMGATLASFRQEADARAFMTRYGGKLLRYAEVTPEMVDLSGGAMHDGRM; encoded by the coding sequence ATGAACGCCGACCGTCGCCGCTTGCTGCTGGCCGCCCTGGCAGGGTGCGCCGGCACGATTGCCCTGGCCGCCTGCAACCGGCAGGATGCCGCTGCGCCCACGCCCGCCGAGATCGACCTGGCCAGCACCTGCGACCTGGACGGCATGCCGCTGTCCGATTACCCGGGCCCCAAGGCCCAGCTTTACTACCACGGCGATGCGCAACCGCACTGGTGCTGCGACACGGTGGAGATGTTCAACACCTTGCTCCGGCCCGAACAGGCGAGGTCGATCCGCGCGGTGTTCGTGCAGGACATGGCCCTGGCCAACTGGGAGCGTCCGCGTGGGCATTGGTTCGACGCGCGCACGGGCTGTTACGTGCTGGGCAGCCAGCGTCAGGGGTCGATGGGCGCCACGCTCGCCAGCTTCCGGCAGGAGGCGGATGCGCGCGCCTTCATGACCCGCTACGGCGGCAAGCTGCTGCGCTATGCCGAGGTGACGCCCGAGATGGTCGATCTCAGCGGCGGCGCCATGCACGACGGGCGGATGTAG
- a CDS encoding nitrous oxide reductase family maturation protein NosD: MRWLPMLLFVAGWLAGVQAATVRVSAGQPLQAAIDAAHPGDVLEIERATYSGNFVVNRALTLRGLDRPTLSGGQRGDTVRVRAPDVVIEGLIVRDSGDSLKDQNAGINILPGAHRAVVRHCDLTYNLFGLWIEKADDVRIEGNTITGKRDYNSAQRGNGVELYNTQRARILANNISFVRDALYVDVSHHAVFKGNRLHHSRYGTHYMNSYYNLWEDNDSYDNRGGLALMEVRDQIVRNNRTWGNADHGIMLRTLQDSRVEDNVVAGNDRGFFIYDVEYTQLRGNLVIGNRVGVHLSAGSTRNVVQGNDFIGNREQVRYVGARDEAWGGRSPAERAQGNFWSNYLGWDRDGDGIGDLPYEANNMVDRLIWRHPGVQLLLASPAVQVLRLVSRQFPILRVPSVVDATPRMQPIHPNWSTWRDKQP; this comes from the coding sequence ATGAGGTGGCTGCCGATGCTGCTCTTCGTGGCCGGATGGCTGGCAGGCGTTCAGGCCGCCACGGTGCGCGTCAGCGCGGGGCAGCCACTGCAGGCCGCGATCGATGCGGCGCATCCCGGCGATGTGCTGGAGATCGAGCGCGCGACGTACAGCGGCAACTTCGTCGTCAACCGGGCCCTGACGTTGCGCGGGCTGGATCGCCCCACGCTCAGCGGCGGCCAGCGCGGCGACACCGTGCGCGTGCGTGCGCCGGACGTCGTGATCGAAGGGCTGATCGTGCGCGATTCCGGCGACAGCCTGAAGGACCAGAACGCCGGCATCAACATCCTGCCGGGCGCGCACCGTGCCGTGGTGCGCCATTGCGATCTGACCTACAACCTGTTCGGGCTGTGGATCGAGAAGGCGGATGACGTGCGCATCGAGGGCAATACCATCACCGGCAAGCGCGACTACAACTCCGCGCAGCGCGGCAACGGAGTGGAGCTGTACAACACGCAGCGCGCCCGCATCCTCGCCAACAACATCAGCTTCGTGCGCGACGCGCTGTATGTCGACGTATCGCACCACGCGGTCTTCAAAGGCAACCGCCTGCACCACAGCCGCTACGGCACGCACTACATGAACTCCTACTACAACCTGTGGGAGGACAACGACAGCTACGACAATCGCGGCGGCCTGGCGCTGATGGAGGTGCGCGATCAGATCGTGCGCAACAACCGCACCTGGGGCAATGCCGACCACGGCATCATGCTGCGCACCTTGCAGGATTCGCGCGTGGAAGACAACGTCGTCGCCGGCAATGACCGCGGGTTCTTCATCTACGACGTCGAATACACGCAGCTGCGCGGCAATCTGGTGATCGGCAACCGGGTGGGCGTCCATCTGTCCGCCGGGTCCACGCGCAATGTGGTGCAGGGCAACGACTTCATCGGCAACCGCGAGCAAGTGCGTTACGTCGGCGCGCGCGATGAAGCCTGGGGCGGCCGCTCGCCGGCGGAACGCGCGCAGGGCAACTTCTGGAGCAACTACCTCGGCTGGGATCGCGACGGCGATGGCATCGGCGACCTGCCGTACGAAGCCAACAACATGGTGGACCGGCTGATCTGGCGCCACCCCGGCGTGCAGCTGCTGCTGGCCAGCCCGGCGGTGCAGGTGCTGCGGCTAGTGAGCCGCCAGTTCCCCATCCTGCGCGTGCCGAGCGTGGTTGACGCGACCCCGCGCATGCAGCCCATCCACCCGAACTGGAGCACGTGGCGTGACAAGCAGCCTTGA
- a CDS encoding NosR/NirI family protein, whose translation MPSRNQAIAAWVAAFLLLLLVGAPPALAGRGAYEAELPANLAEARDLCALVPCADVFPGAARFSERMGQPPYVEAYGPAQGGKAPLLGYVMLSTDITDIPAYSGKPVVTLIGMDRQGRYVGVKVLKHSEPILLLGIPESALLNFNKQYLGKSVKDKIEVGQSHPDEDVLGVDAISGATVTVIAQNQVLTTATAAVARQVGILSPTRHAPTRYAQTGQRASWADLVTQDSVQRLLIRPEQLGLERAPEPFIELWFGDLNHPDLGASLLGQSAWNDLHARLKPDEHAIFVIRTAGAASFKGSGFVRGGIYDRIQIKQDAASFTFRDSDYLNLYGLAADGAPASTESAIFVVRSPAFSAAYPWKLSFLGNRVDRATGTRSFVTFDAPYWLPDALLQGGRPHVDAPEAPWRRVWRARAPQIALFVALLVAVGVVYALRERLTRRATHKNKWPVNAFKYSAWALSIGFVGFGAMAQPSITQVLTWFHSLLFQWTWSLFLTDPFIFCFWIFIILTVFLFGRGLFCGWLCPFGSLSEAIHKIGGRIGFKRWQRQLPRAWHDRLKWLKYALFFGLLTVSVFSMGLAEKLAEVEPFKTTFLVGIRHRAWPYGLFVCALLGVSLFIERPYCKYLCPLGAALAMPSTFRWFGLRRKQDCNSCKACAVGCGSQAIDADGRIDHRECLHCLDCMVLYTDVKGCPPLAKERKRRERDGLKITPIGKDGDFIPIQPVPMPPRVAQGPDPRMPTERVVPPGQEGSRGLRRLMLALRDHLWPWSREGWASARALQIAGLLLALAASLVWVLAAMGQLSSGAVIGWWFGWSLYEVLIRLAGRRYVKDGPWWRANYRRATVMDMLSYVGFKNLLIGAALFLPLKALGWLPV comes from the coding sequence ATGCCATCCCGAAACCAAGCGATCGCGGCCTGGGTGGCCGCCTTCCTTCTGCTGCTGTTGGTGGGCGCGCCGCCGGCGCTGGCCGGCCGTGGCGCCTATGAAGCCGAGCTGCCGGCCAACCTGGCCGAGGCCAGGGACCTGTGCGCGCTGGTGCCGTGCGCCGACGTGTTTCCCGGCGCGGCGCGTTTTTCCGAACGCATGGGGCAGCCGCCTTATGTGGAAGCCTACGGCCCCGCGCAAGGCGGCAAGGCGCCGCTGCTGGGCTACGTGATGCTGTCCACCGACATCACCGACATTCCCGCCTATTCCGGCAAGCCCGTGGTGACGCTGATCGGCATGGACCGGCAAGGCCGCTATGTCGGCGTCAAGGTTCTGAAGCACTCGGAGCCGATCCTGCTGCTGGGGATTCCGGAGTCCGCGCTGCTGAACTTCAACAAGCAGTACCTCGGCAAGTCGGTCAAAGACAAGATCGAGGTCGGCCAGTCGCACCCGGACGAGGACGTGCTAGGCGTCGACGCCATCTCCGGCGCCACCGTGACGGTGATCGCCCAGAACCAGGTGCTGACCACCGCGACGGCGGCCGTGGCGCGCCAGGTGGGCATTCTGTCGCCCACCCGGCACGCGCCGACGCGCTATGCGCAGACCGGGCAGCGCGCGAGCTGGGCCGACCTGGTCACGCAAGACAGCGTGCAGCGCCTGCTGATCCGGCCCGAGCAACTCGGCCTGGAGCGCGCGCCGGAACCCTTCATCGAACTGTGGTTCGGCGATCTCAACCACCCGGACCTGGGCGCGAGCCTGCTTGGCCAGTCCGCCTGGAACGATCTGCATGCGCGGCTCAAGCCGGACGAGCACGCCATCTTCGTGATCCGCACGGCGGGCGCGGCGTCGTTCAAGGGGTCCGGCTTCGTGCGCGGCGGCATCTACGATCGCATCCAGATCAAGCAGGACGCGGCGTCCTTCACCTTCCGCGATTCGGATTACCTGAACCTCTATGGCCTGGCGGCCGACGGCGCGCCGGCCTCTACCGAGTCGGCCATCTTCGTGGTGCGCTCGCCGGCGTTCTCGGCGGCGTATCCGTGGAAGCTGTCGTTCCTCGGCAACCGCGTCGATCGCGCGACCGGCACGCGCAGCTTCGTGACGTTCGATGCGCCGTACTGGCTGCCCGATGCGTTGCTGCAGGGTGGGCGCCCGCACGTCGACGCGCCGGAGGCACCGTGGCGGCGGGTGTGGCGTGCGCGCGCGCCGCAGATCGCGCTGTTCGTCGCCTTGCTGGTGGCGGTGGGCGTGGTGTATGCGCTGCGTGAGCGCCTGACCCGCCGCGCCACCCACAAGAACAAGTGGCCGGTCAACGCCTTCAAATACAGCGCCTGGGCCCTGAGCATCGGCTTCGTCGGCTTCGGGGCGATGGCCCAGCCGTCGATCACGCAGGTGCTGACGTGGTTCCATTCGCTGCTGTTCCAGTGGACGTGGTCGCTGTTCCTGACCGATCCGTTCATTTTCTGCTTCTGGATCTTCATCATCCTGACGGTGTTCCTGTTCGGGCGCGGGCTGTTCTGCGGCTGGCTGTGTCCGTTCGGCTCGCTGTCGGAGGCGATCCACAAGATCGGCGGCCGGATCGGCTTCAAGCGCTGGCAGCGCCAGTTGCCGCGCGCCTGGCACGATCGGCTGAAGTGGCTGAAGTACGCCCTCTTCTTCGGCCTGCTGACGGTCTCGGTGTTCTCGATGGGGCTGGCCGAGAAGCTCGCCGAGGTGGAGCCGTTCAAGACCACCTTCCTGGTCGGCATCCGCCATCGGGCGTGGCCGTATGGGTTGTTCGTCTGCGCGCTGCTGGGGGTGTCGCTGTTTATCGAGCGGCCGTACTGCAAGTATCTCTGCCCGCTCGGGGCGGCGCTGGCCATGCCGAGCACGTTCCGCTGGTTCGGCCTGCGCCGCAAGCAGGACTGCAACAGCTGCAAGGCGTGCGCCGTGGGCTGCGGCTCGCAGGCGATCGACGCGGATGGCCGCATCGACCATCGCGAATGCCTGCACTGCCTGGACTGCATGGTGCTGTACACCGACGTCAAGGGCTGCCCGCCGCTGGCCAAGGAGCGCAAGCGGCGCGAGCGCGACGGCCTGAAGATCACGCCCATCGGCAAGGATGGCGACTTCATCCCGATCCAGCCGGTGCCGATGCCCCCGCGCGTGGCACAGGGGCCGGACCCGCGCATGCCGACCGAGCGCGTGGTGCCGCCCGGACAGGAGGGGTCACGCGGCCTGCGCCGGCTGATGCTGGCGCTGCGCGACCACCTCTGGCCCTGGAGCCGCGAAGGCTGGGCCTCGGCGCGCGCCCTGCAGATCGCGGGCCTTTTGCTGGCGCTGGCGGCAAGCCTGGTGTGGGTGCTGGCGGCCATGGGGCAGTTGTCGTCCGGCGCCGTCATCGGGTGGTGGTTCGGCTGGAGCCTGTATGAAGTGCTGATCCGCCTGGCGGGCCGGCGCTATGTCAAAGACGGCCCGTGGTGGCGGGCAAACTACCGGCGCGCGACCGTGATGGACATGCTCAGCTACGTGGGCTTCAAGAACCTGCTGATCGGTGCCGCACTGTTCCTGCCCCTGAAGGCGCTGGGGTGGCTGCCGGTATGA
- a CDS encoding ABC transporter ATP-binding protein → MTSSLENNAAIVLRDVGKHYGTVRAVDGVNLEIGYGELFGLIGHNGAGKSTLFKMMLGLIPMSTGEIHVAGASLRSAAFRAARRRIGYLPENLALYDNLSGLETLRFVARLKGAPMGDCEALLARVGLQSAAAKPVHAYSKGMRQRLGFAQALLGAPRVLFLDEPTNGLDPAAIHDFYAMLQRLREQGVTILITSHILAELQQRIDRLAIMADGRLLALGSVASLRERADLPLTLMLRVESGSRAAVRQHLAPLRAHGVEIEDGPAEQDLTVRCRHAVKMQVLATLQSLGGRLLDLQIREASLEDLFFGLGSAA, encoded by the coding sequence GTGACAAGCAGCCTTGAGAACAACGCCGCCATCGTGCTGCGCGACGTCGGCAAACACTACGGCACCGTCCGCGCGGTCGATGGCGTGAACCTGGAGATCGGATACGGCGAGCTGTTCGGCCTCATCGGCCATAACGGCGCCGGCAAGAGCACGCTCTTCAAGATGATGCTGGGGCTGATTCCGATGAGCACAGGCGAGATTCACGTGGCCGGCGCCTCGCTGCGCAGCGCGGCTTTCCGCGCCGCGCGGCGCCGGATCGGCTATCTGCCGGAGAACCTCGCCCTGTACGACAACCTGAGCGGACTGGAAACCCTGCGCTTCGTTGCCAGGCTCAAGGGCGCGCCGATGGGCGATTGCGAGGCGCTGCTCGCGCGCGTGGGCTTGCAGAGCGCGGCCGCCAAACCCGTGCACGCCTATTCCAAAGGCATGCGGCAGCGGCTCGGTTTTGCCCAGGCCTTGCTTGGTGCGCCACGCGTGCTCTTTCTCGATGAGCCCACCAACGGTCTGGACCCGGCGGCCATCCACGACTTCTACGCCATGCTGCAGCGGCTGCGCGAACAGGGCGTCACGATCCTGATCACCTCGCATATCCTGGCCGAACTCCAGCAGCGCATCGACCGCCTGGCCATCATGGCCGATGGCCGCCTCCTCGCGCTCGGCAGCGTTGCCAGCCTGCGCGAGCGGGCAGATCTCCCGCTGACCTTGATGCTGCGCGTCGAATCCGGTTCGCGCGCCGCAGTCCGGCAGCATCTGGCGCCGTTACGCGCGCACGGCGTCGAGATCGAGGACGGCCCCGCTGAGCAGGACCTCACCGTGCGATGCCGGCACGCCGTCAAGATGCAGGTCCTGGCGACGTTGCAATCGCTGGGCGGCCGCCTGCTCGATCTGCAGATCCGGGAAGCGTCGCTGGAAGACCTGTTCTTCGGCCTCGGGAGCGCGGCATGA
- a CDS encoding ABC transporter permease, with translation MTGVECRQVAILAAKELRERLRNRWVLTVAAVFAVFSLVICYFGGAEQGALGPHSIEFVITSLVSLVIYLIPLIALLLGFDAIVGERERGTLDLLLALPITRLELLLGKFLGLAAALALSTLAGFALMVALLWRQFGRVGLVQSAGFVLSSILLGLVFLSLALCVSVLSRERTRASGLAIALWFGFVLVFDLLLLGLLVAGGGAVGGPALAYLLLLNPTDIFRILNVFSLDQLRGFQGLVSIVPPALGNPWAMGGAMLAWIAAPLALAAWRFRS, from the coding sequence ATGACCGGCGTCGAATGCAGGCAGGTCGCCATCCTGGCGGCCAAGGAGCTGCGGGAGCGTCTGCGCAACCGGTGGGTACTGACCGTGGCCGCCGTGTTTGCGGTGTTTTCGCTGGTGATCTGCTATTTCGGCGGCGCCGAGCAGGGTGCGCTGGGGCCGCATTCCATCGAGTTCGTCATCACCAGCCTGGTCAGCCTGGTGATCTACCTCATTCCGCTGATTGCCTTGCTGCTGGGGTTCGATGCCATCGTCGGCGAGCGCGAGCGCGGCACGCTCGACTTGCTGCTGGCGCTGCCGATCACGCGGCTGGAGCTGCTGCTCGGCAAGTTTCTCGGGCTGGCGGCGGCGCTCGCGCTGTCGACGCTGGCCGGCTTTGCCTTGATGGTGGCGCTGCTGTGGCGGCAGTTCGGCCGGGTTGGGCTGGTGCAGTCCGCCGGGTTCGTGCTCAGTTCGATTCTGCTGGGGCTGGTGTTTCTCAGCCTGGCGCTGTGCGTCTCGGTGTTGAGCCGCGAGCGCACGCGCGCGTCGGGCCTGGCCATCGCGCTGTGGTTCGGCTTCGTGCTGGTGTTCGATCTGCTGCTGCTCGGCTTGCTGGTCGCCGGCGGCGGTGCCGTCGGCGGACCCGCGCTGGCCTATCTGCTGCTGCTCAATCCGACCGACATTTTTCGCATCCTCAATGTGTTTTCGCTGGACCAGTTGCGCGGCTTTCAGGGCCTGGTCAGCATCGTGCCGCCGGCCTTGGGCAATCCCTGGGCGATGGGCGGGGCGATGCTGGCCTGGATCGCCGCGCCGCTGGCGCTGGCCGCCTGGAGATTCCGCTCATGA